The Aminivibrio pyruvatiphilus DNA window GCGGAAGGACTGCTCGAGAGTACCCGGTGCCCCCTGGTGGTCTTTCCTCTCTAGGGAAGCTCCGACAGAAGGAGATCCGTCCTGCGGTGCAGGAGCATCTCCACGAAACCGGGATTTGCCATGGGAGGCTCAGAAAAGGCAAAAAATCGTACCCCGTCCTTCACGACCTCGCCTGATGCACATGAGGCGAGACTGTCGTTAATGTTCTTTGAGCCGGGAAGGCTTGAACGTATGGGGATAACCTTTACGCTCCCTCCGCTTTCCGGGGGAAAGGGAAAGTCTTTTCCGTTCCGTCGGAGAGCCTTCCCGGAAAAGGACGAGAGGTTCTCGGCGGGGAAAGCGGCCGCCCAGAATCCTTTTTCCCGGGCATCCACAATGACGAGGCAGTCGCCCCTGTCACCGCCGTGCCGCTCGTAGACACCCCAGGGCACCCGCAGAAGCTTCGGCTCCCCGGTGAGTTCAAGTGCGGCGTTCCATTCCACGGCCAAGGGAAAAAGTCGAAGCCTGTCCTTTGCCCTGAACAGGCTTTCGGCAAACTTGGGATCGGTGTGAAAATCCGGCAGAAAACACGACGGGCGGGAAGACTGCACCAGGAAAAGGACTGCCGCTCCGTATCCTTCTCCTGCCAGTTTCCCGAGTTCCTCCACGTGCCTCCGGCCGCGGTCTGAAGGCGCGTCGGGAAACATGGCCAGTTCATGGCCGAAAAGAGTACAGGATTTCACCTCCAGAAGGAGAAGCCGCCCTTCTTTTTCCAGCAGAAAGTCGAAACGTGAACGGCCGAAAGAGGCCTCCCTTTTTCTCACCGCCCAGCCTTCCAGCCCGGGCACCCTGCCGGTTCTGATGAGCCATTCGGCAGCGTCATTGGTGATGTGGGTATGGAGCAGGACGACAGTTTCTCCCCTTCGGGCGGCAATGGCCGTGAATGCGGTCTTACGTGTCTCGTTCCCCCCGTCTTCGGAAAGGATAAGCTCGGTCCCCGGGAGAAGGATTTCCCACAGCCTTCCCGGATTGGGAAGAAATGCTCTCACCGGGCGGCCTTCAAGTTCGCAGCGGACGAGAAAGCGGTTGGGCCTGTCGATGAACCGGGCGCGGCGGAGCTTTTCCGGGTTCGCTGCACGAAACCCTGAAACGTTCTTTTCGATTTTCTTCATCCCCTTTTCTTTTCCCGGCCAACTGTACCAAAAAAAAGATCCGCGGGAAAGAAGGCTCTCCTCCCCGCGGACGTTCTCTGACACTCCAGCTTCCGAATTATTTAAAGGGAAGCGAGGGCTTTTTCGATTCTGTCCATACTCTTTTCCAGGTTCTCCATGGAAACGGCGTAGGAAAGTCTCACATACCCCTCGCCGTGGCTTCCGAAAGCCGTTCCGGGCACGACCGCGACATGGGCTTCCCGGATGAGATGTTTCGTGAATTCTTCTGCATTCATACCCGTTTCCCTAATGTTCACGAAGACATAGAAAGCGCCCCCGGGAACACGGCAGGAGACTTTATTCATTCCGCCGATTCTCCGGCAGACGTAGTCTCTGCGCTTCCGGAATTCTTCCACCATATCGGCCACCGGCTCCTGGGGCCCTTCGAGGGCTGCGACCGCTCCCCACTGGGCCTGTACTGAAGTATGGGTTACCACATACATGTGCATTCTGTTCATCACAGAGATAAGTTCGGCGGGAGCGGCGATGTAGCCGATACGCCAGCCGGTCATGGCATAGGCCTTGGCGAAGCCGTTGAGCACGATGGTCCTCTCTCTCATTCCGGGGAATGCGGCAATGCTGTAATGCTTCTTTCCATCGTATATGATTTTTTCGTAAATCTCGTCGGAGATCACAAGGAGGTTGTGCTTTACGGCGAATTCCGCGACCTTTGCGAGGGTCTCCTTCTCCTGGACCGCTCCCACCGGGTTGGACGGATCGAGTACAACCATCATCTTCGTCTTCGGGGTAACCAGCTTTTCAAGGTCTTCCACGTCGATCTGGAAATCATTTTCTTCCCGGAGAGGGTATCCCTTCGGAACAGCTCCGTTCATCGTGGGAACATGGAAGTAGCTCACCCAGGAAGGATCCGGAACAAGCACCTCATCTCCGGGGTCCAGAAAACTGCTCAGGGAGACGTAAACACCTTCCGAAACGCCCACGGTGCAGATGATTTCCTCGGGGTCGTAATCGAGACCGTCATCCACCTTCAGTTTCCGGCATACAGCTTCACGGAGCTGGATGATTCCCTTGTTGGATGTGTAATGAGTAGCCCCGTTCCGGGTGGCGGCGGCCATTGCCTCCGTTATGTGGGACGGGGTGTCGAAATCGGGCTCCCCGATGCCGAGGGTGATGATATCCACTCCCTCAGCCTTGAGCTTGTCCACCTCGGCGAATATTTTGCGGATGGGGGAAAAGGGCACTGCTTCCATTTTTTTGGACTGGGCAAACATCCGGAAATCCTCCTTGACTGGACCTGAGAGATGGGCTTCCTGCCGGAAGAACCGCTTCAAAAAATAATGTGAGGAATGACGGAAACGGTAACGCCGGGCAGGAAAGCCACTAAAAATCTATCATGCAGACTGCCTTATGTCAATTATATTATCAGAAATGAATGGCCTTGTTTCATTTACGGAGAAAGAAAATGGACGAGGTAATGGAAAATTCCGCCTGAAATGGTAAAATACTGAGTCGTGGCATTCCGGGAGAGGAGTTGGATTCTTTGGCAAGTCGAATTTTTCATTCTTTAGGCGATCAGGTTTTCGAAACGATCAAGGAACTTATCATCAACAATACGTACCGTCCGGGCATCGTTCTCCAGATTGACAAGCTCGCGGGAGAGTTCGGCGTCAGCACCACTCCCGTTAGGGAGGCTCTCCTCAGGCTTGAGGGAATCGGTCTCGTGGACATTGAAAGAAACAAAGGGGCCGTG harbors:
- a CDS encoding pyridoxal phosphate-dependent aminotransferase — its product is MFAQSKKMEAVPFSPIRKIFAEVDKLKAEGVDIITLGIGEPDFDTPSHITEAMAAATRNGATHYTSNKGIIQLREAVCRKLKVDDGLDYDPEEIICTVGVSEGVYVSLSSFLDPGDEVLVPDPSWVSYFHVPTMNGAVPKGYPLREENDFQIDVEDLEKLVTPKTKMMVVLDPSNPVGAVQEKETLAKVAEFAVKHNLLVISDEIYEKIIYDGKKHYSIAAFPGMRERTIVLNGFAKAYAMTGWRIGYIAAPAELISVMNRMHMYVVTHTSVQAQWGAVAALEGPQEPVADMVEEFRKRRDYVCRRIGGMNKVSCRVPGGAFYVFVNIRETGMNAEEFTKHLIREAHVAVVPGTAFGSHGEGYVRLSYAVSMENLEKSMDRIEKALASL
- the sfsA gene encoding DNA/RNA nuclease SfsA, whose product is MKKIEKNVSGFRAANPEKLRRARFIDRPNRFLVRCELEGRPVRAFLPNPGRLWEILLPGTELILSEDGGNETRKTAFTAIAARRGETVVLLHTHITNDAAEWLIRTGRVPGLEGWAVRKREASFGRSRFDFLLEKEGRLLLLEVKSCTLFGHELAMFPDAPSDRGRRHVEELGKLAGEGYGAAVLFLVQSSRPSCFLPDFHTDPKFAESLFRAKDRLRLFPLAVEWNAALELTGEPKLLRVPWGVYERHGGDRGDCLVIVDAREKGFWAAAFPAENLSSFSGKALRRNGKDFPFPPESGGSVKVIPIRSSLPGSKNINDSLASCASGEVVKDGVRFFAFSEPPMANPGFVEMLLHRRTDLLLSELP